In the Magnetospira sp. QH-2 genome, one interval contains:
- a CDS encoding SLC13 family permease: MESLGLTLEMAVVLGLLAFTVGLFVSEIVRVDVAAVLVMVLLGVLSAFPGLGGLADPLHLFDGFASNAVISIIAVMIIGAGLDRTGIMSRVAALILRYGGSTEHRLIPIVSGTVGVISSFMQNVGAAALFLPVVSRLSLHTEIPLSRLLMPMGFCAILGGTMTMVGSSPLILLNDLILTTNKTLPADARMEPFGMFDVTPVGVALIITGILYFVIAGRFVLPTNQSDDKPTGSSVSDYFSRIYGFDSRIYEVYVAPGSPITGTSVIELIERYNIYIVATHFEGRTRLEPPPEVLIEGPAKLAVMGSPVGVRLFVEQNDLRIRDELESFSDALAITKAGIAEVVIPPESNFIGQSASSLEIRKTYGLSLMAVFRSGECLSRIESEDHEATNIGIMEFQAGDTLVVHTTWEALARLEHNRNLVVVTSDYPHEEFRPNKVLPALIFFGIALGLVLFSDLRLSLCLLTGAAGMIITKVLSMDEAYSAVNWTTVFLLASLIPLGQAVQATGTAEWIARQIISGMGDVPVWGLQAAVAALATVFTLVMSNVGATVLLVPLAINIAIAADADPAIFALTVAVSTSNSFLIPTHQVNALIMGPAGYRVIDFVRSGSIMTILFLVVSLLVLNLL, from the coding sequence ATGGAAAGCCTTGGCCTGACATTGGAAATGGCGGTTGTGCTTGGCCTGTTGGCTTTCACGGTCGGATTGTTCGTGTCGGAAATCGTTCGGGTGGATGTGGCGGCGGTGCTGGTCATGGTGCTGCTTGGCGTGTTGTCGGCCTTTCCCGGTTTGGGCGGGCTGGCCGATCCTCTCCACCTGTTCGACGGTTTCGCTTCCAATGCGGTGATTTCCATCATCGCGGTGATGATCATCGGTGCCGGGCTCGACCGCACCGGAATCATGTCGCGGGTGGCCGCTCTGATCCTACGTTACGGCGGCTCTACCGAGCATCGTCTGATCCCCATAGTCTCGGGGACGGTCGGGGTGATTTCCTCCTTCATGCAGAACGTGGGAGCGGCGGCCTTGTTCCTGCCGGTTGTCTCACGGCTGTCCCTGCATACCGAGATCCCCCTGTCCCGACTGCTGATGCCTATGGGCTTTTGCGCCATTCTCGGCGGCACCATGACCATGGTCGGGTCCTCGCCGTTGATTTTGCTGAACGACCTGATTCTGACCACCAACAAGACCCTGCCCGCTGACGCCCGCATGGAGCCCTTCGGCATGTTCGACGTGACTCCCGTGGGGGTGGCCCTGATCATCACCGGCATTTTGTACTTCGTCATCGCCGGGCGGTTTGTATTGCCGACCAATCAATCCGATGACAAACCCACGGGCAGCAGTGTCTCGGATTATTTCAGCCGCATTTACGGGTTCGACAGCCGCATCTACGAAGTCTATGTGGCGCCAGGCAGCCCGATCACCGGCACCAGTGTCATCGAGCTTATCGAGCGCTACAACATCTATATCGTTGCCACCCACTTCGAAGGGCGCACGCGTCTCGAACCACCACCCGAGGTGCTGATCGAAGGCCCGGCGAAGCTGGCAGTAATGGGCTCCCCGGTGGGCGTGCGGCTATTCGTCGAGCAAAATGATCTGCGTATCCGCGATGAACTGGAATCTTTCTCCGATGCTCTGGCCATCACCAAGGCGGGCATCGCCGAGGTGGTCATACCGCCTGAATCCAACTTCATCGGCCAATCTGCCAGCTCCTTGGAAATCAGAAAAACCTACGGGCTATCGCTGATGGCGGTGTTCCGTAGCGGGGAATGCCTGAGCCGCATCGAATCCGAGGATCATGAAGCCACGAATATAGGCATCATGGAGTTTCAGGCCGGCGATACCCTGGTGGTCCATACCACTTGGGAGGCCCTGGCGCGCCTAGAGCATAACCGCAATCTGGTGGTCGTCACGTCCGACTACCCGCATGAGGAGTTCCGTCCCAACAAGGTGCTGCCCGCGTTGATTTTTTTTGGCATTGCTCTGGGGTTGGTGCTGTTTTCCGACCTGCGGTTGTCGCTCTGTCTGCTGACCGGCGCGGCAGGAATGATCATCACCAAGGTCCTGAGCATGGACGAGGCCTATTCGGCGGTCAATTGGACCACCGTATTTCTATTGGCCAGTTTGATCCCCTTGGGACAAGCCGTACAGGCCACGGGCACCGCCGAATGGATTGCTCGGCAGATCATCTCTGGCATGGGCGATGTGCCGGTCTGGGGGCTGCAAGCCGCTGTTGCCGCCCTGGCCACGGTTTTTACCCTGGTCATGTCCAATGTGGGGGCGACGGTTCTTCTGGTGCCGTTGGCGATCAATATCGCCATCGCGGCGGATGCCGATCCGGCGATTTTCGCCCTGACCGTGGCGGTTTCCACCTCCAACTCTTTCCTCATCCCCACCCACCAGGTCAATGCCTTGATCATGG